A window of bacterium genomic DNA:
CATTGTCGCTGAAGCGGATGTAGCTGCCGTCCTTGCGGCTGACTTCCTTGCGGGTGCGCACGATCACGCACTTGACGACCTGGCCCTTCTTCACGTTGCCGTTGGGAATGGCCGTCTTGACGGCGGCGACGATAATGTCGCCGACCCGGGCGTAACGCCGCTTCGAGCCGCCCAGCACGCGGAAGCACTCGACGACCTTGGCGCCCGAGTTGTCC
This region includes:
- the rplN gene encoding 50S ribosomal protein L14, with the translated sequence MIQESTRLIVADNSGAKVVECFRVLGGSKRRYARVGDIIVAAVKTAIPNGNVKKGQVVKCVIVRTRKEVSRKDGSYIRFSDNAAVILAADTQEPVGTRIFGPVARELRDKKFMKIVSLAPEVL